Proteins encoded by one window of Tissierellales bacterium:
- a CDS encoding diguanylate cyclase, producing EILEAYSSQLAILLLRKAAEEEILYLSFHDKLTGLYNRRYFLDALDRLDTPRQYPISIVMGDANGLKLINDAFGHHAGDEFLIRVAEIMKECCRQEDILSRIGGDEFVILLPGVSYAETHKITNRIKEMCEREHELPIKLSIALGAATKESISQDINEVLKLAEDRMYSLKISESKRIKREIINDLLQKLKRENPSLEKKIAYLVEWGIKFMNELDLEEQDKIDYILLSEAHNLGDVAFLSDENREGIDSKSAPLHSEIGFRIAASSLEYAHIADFILKHHEKWDGTGYPLKLKGEEVPKIVRIFSIVNHFVDNLIDYGKDYEDNKDRIIEIIKSKAGFDFDPNLTEQFIKLLVSDDQN from the coding sequence CTGAAATACTAGAAGCTTATAGTTCGCAATTAGCTATACTACTACTTAGAAAAGCAGCTGAGGAAGAGATATTGTATTTGAGTTTTCACGATAAATTGACAGGATTGTACAATAGAAGATATTTTTTAGATGCGCTTGATAGATTAGATACTCCTAGACAGTATCCTATAAGTATTGTGATGGGGGATGCGAATGGGCTTAAGCTAATAAATGACGCATTTGGTCATCATGCAGGTGACGAATTTTTGATTAGAGTTGCTGAAATAATGAAAGAGTGTTGTAGACAAGAAGATATACTATCTAGAATTGGTGGAGATGAGTTTGTAATACTGCTTCCAGGGGTTAGTTATGCAGAAACACATAAAATTACAAATAGAATTAAAGAGATGTGTGAGCGTGAACACGAGCTTCCAATCAAGCTTTCTATAGCACTTGGAGCTGCGACAAAAGAAAGTATATCACAGGATATAAATGAAGTTTTGAAACTAGCTGAAGATAGAATGTATAGCTTAAAAATTTCTGAAAGTAAGAGAATAAAGCGTGAAATAATAAATGATTTACTCCAAAAACTGAAAAGAGAGAATCCGAGTCTAGAGAAAAAAATAGCATACCTAGTAGAGTGGGGAATCAAATTTATGAATGAATTAGATCTCGAAGAGCAAGATAAAATAGACTATATATTATTGTCAGAAGCCCATAATTTAGGCGACGTAGCTTTTTTGTCAGACGAAAATAGAGAGGGGATTGATTCCAAATCTGCACCACTCCATTCGGAGATTGGATTTAGAATAGCAGCTTCTAGTTTGGAATATGCACATATTGCGGATTTCATATTGAAGCATCACGAAAAATGGGATGGAACTGGTTATCCTCTCAAATTGAAGGGAGAAGAAGTTCCTAAAATAGTACGTATTTTCTCTATAGTAAATCATTTTGTTGATAATCTGATTGACTATGGTAAGGACTATGAGGATAATAAAGACAGGATTATAGAGATAATAAAGAGTAAAGCAGGATTTGATTTTGACCCTAATTTGACAGAGCAGTTTATAAAGTTATTGGTCAGTGATGATCAAAATTGA